A stretch of Gemmobacter fulvus DNA encodes these proteins:
- a CDS encoding DEAD/DEAH box helicase, producing the protein MSNLAALPRDFDALLAKVPEGFSVSERVVEPVAILSRVSGKMSVALCGKRMVRGEVRLIEAPSISHAWIADGAILRPLPKDAPGLVAKCLGAEAPDDISYATAIRLLRSPPEGFEIEAAPDLLHSGKITAEDLPPEIHIPGLHADLFPYQARGVRWMWETVNKTGGLILADEMGLGKTLQIIALLLMDPPENTAPALIVCPTSLIANWVREFGKFAPSLSLMVHRGAHRAGIYRDLQVASVVITTYETMVNDISIFSSFEWAWVICDEAQAIKNPHSNRRQAIVTIPRRKSIPMTGTPVENTLMDLWSLADFAIPGMLGDRTVFEVEFPDTLEAGQALGNLTDPIILKRRVRDVAADLPDRIDIDLPLELDDRLARHYDNVREATLEKYPVAGALVATLQLQLVCAHPWLRTPDAALVDWDDAKIVAREELPLLTPKLDRTVELLREAFANGRKVIVFALFNRIGDLIRAACKDFAETYWGAINGSTPQEDRQTIIDEFSAQDGAACLILNPKAAGAGLNITAATVVVHFTPVWNPALEAQASARAHRRGQTEPVTVYRLFYKDTVEEVMIERSAWKSDLANETVPVSSRDAQDIRRALAISPVKP; encoded by the coding sequence ATGAGCAACCTTGCTGCCCTGCCTCGAGATTTCGACGCTCTGCTCGCAAAGGTTCCTGAAGGATTTTCAGTCTCTGAGCGGGTAGTTGAGCCGGTAGCGATCCTCTCCCGGGTATCCGGAAAGATGTCCGTGGCGCTGTGCGGCAAGCGAATGGTTCGTGGGGAAGTTCGGCTGATCGAGGCGCCGTCGATTTCGCATGCTTGGATTGCGGACGGCGCAATCCTACGCCCCTTGCCCAAGGACGCTCCGGGATTGGTCGCAAAATGCCTTGGTGCCGAAGCCCCGGACGACATTTCATACGCCACGGCGATCAGGCTGCTGCGATCGCCGCCCGAGGGCTTCGAAATCGAGGCCGCACCCGATCTCTTGCACTCGGGCAAGATCACCGCCGAGGATTTGCCGCCCGAGATCCACATCCCCGGTCTACACGCCGACCTCTTCCCCTACCAGGCACGGGGCGTCCGATGGATGTGGGAAACGGTCAACAAGACTGGCGGCTTGATCCTTGCGGACGAGATGGGTCTCGGCAAGACGCTTCAGATCATTGCACTCCTGCTGATGGATCCACCGGAGAACACCGCACCGGCCCTGATCGTTTGCCCGACCAGCCTCATCGCGAACTGGGTGCGCGAGTTCGGCAAGTTCGCGCCCAGCCTTTCGCTGATGGTTCACAGGGGAGCCCATCGTGCCGGAATCTATCGTGACCTACAGGTCGCATCTGTGGTGATCACCACCTACGAGACGATGGTGAACGACATCTCGATCTTCTCGTCCTTTGAATGGGCCTGGGTTATCTGCGACGAGGCTCAGGCCATCAAGAACCCCCACTCCAACCGTCGGCAGGCAATCGTGACGATCCCTCGCCGCAAGTCGATCCCCATGACCGGCACACCGGTCGAGAATACCCTGATGGATTTGTGGTCGTTGGCCGATTTCGCAATCCCGGGCATGCTCGGGGACAGAACCGTCTTCGAAGTCGAGTTCCCCGACACGCTCGAGGCCGGACAGGCGCTGGGCAACCTGACCGATCCAATCATCCTGAAAAGGCGAGTGCGTGATGTCGCCGCTGATCTTCCAGATCGAATCGACATCGATCTGCCGTTGGAACTCGATGACCGTCTGGCTCGGCATTACGACAACGTCCGCGAGGCTACGCTGGAAAAGTATCCGGTCGCGGGCGCCCTCGTTGCGACCCTGCAGCTTCAGCTGGTCTGCGCGCATCCTTGGCTCAGGACTCCGGATGCGGCGCTGGTCGACTGGGACGACGCCAAGATCGTTGCCCGTGAGGAACTTCCGCTGCTTACGCCGAAGCTCGACCGAACTGTCGAACTCCTTCGGGAGGCATTTGCGAATGGCCGGAAGGTTATCGTCTTTGCCCTGTTCAATCGGATCGGTGACCTGATCCGGGCTGCCTGCAAAGACTTTGCCGAAACGTATTGGGGAGCGATCAACGGATCGACCCCGCAGGAGGACCGCCAGACCATCATCGACGAATTCTCAGCCCAAGATGGTGCCGCATGCCTGATCCTGAATCCGAAGGCGGCAGGGGCGGGCCTGAACATCACGGCAGCAACCGTCGTGGTCCATTTCACCCCAGTCTGGAACCCTGCCCTCGAAGCTCAGGCGAGCGCGAGGGCGCATCGGCGTGGCCAAACCGAACCAGTCACGGTCTACCGCCTCTTCTATAAGGACACGGTCGAGGAGGTGATGATCGAACGCTCCGCCTGGAAGAGCGACCTTGCCAACGAAACCGTCCCGGTTTCCAGCCGGGACGCACAGGACATTAGGCGCGCCCTCGCCATCAGCCCGGTAAAGCCATGA
- a CDS encoding VRR-NUC domain-containing protein — translation MMRRGTPEADLQRAVVQALRIALPRTAIIHHCANEVTEAGPRGAKRQAILVGMGVHAGFADLIVLCDGRVLFLELKAPKGRLRPEQEAFRDAVQAQGFGWALVRSIDDALGALADHGFTTRIAPSPRRAAP, via the coding sequence ATGATGCGCCGTGGCACCCCCGAGGCCGATCTGCAGCGTGCCGTGGTGCAGGCGCTGCGCATCGCTTTGCCCCGCACCGCCATCATCCATCACTGCGCCAACGAGGTGACGGAGGCTGGGCCCCGCGGGGCCAAGCGCCAGGCGATCCTTGTCGGCATGGGCGTCCATGCCGGGTTCGCCGACCTGATCGTGCTCTGCGACGGCCGCGTCCTGTTCCTCGAACTGAAGGCGCCGAAGGGGCGGCTGCGGCCGGAGCAGGAGGCGTTCCGCGATGCGGTGCAGGCGCAGGGCTTTGGCTGGGCCCTCGTGCGCTCGATCGACGACGCGCTGGGTGCGCTTGCCGATCACGGCTTCACCACGCGCATCGCCCCTTCCCCGCGGAGGGCCGCACCATGA
- a CDS encoding very short patch repair endonuclease translates to MADKKAPLTRSQIMARVRSADTKPELVLRKALHANGFRFRLHVRSLPGCPDIVMRKHRCAIFVNGCFWHGHADCKHFRIPKTRPEFWYAKIEANRVRDTRAIEALLGYGWRVLVVWECATRSFQVDNLISIIATWLQGTETSAELSSDGLSTNRPTRSGISSGEQETRR, encoded by the coding sequence TTGGCTGACAAGAAGGCGCCCCTGACAAGATCACAGATTATGGCGCGTGTCCGTTCGGCGGATACCAAGCCGGAACTGGTCCTGCGCAAGGCCCTTCACGCCAACGGCTTCCGGTTCAGGTTGCACGTCCGTTCCCTCCCGGGTTGTCCGGACATCGTCATGCGGAAGCACAGGTGCGCTATCTTCGTCAACGGCTGCTTTTGGCACGGTCACGCTGACTGCAAGCATTTTCGTATTCCCAAGACCCGGCCAGAATTCTGGTACGCAAAGATCGAAGCCAACCGGGTGCGGGACACACGCGCGATCGAAGCGCTGCTGGGCTACGGCTGGCGGGTTCTAGTCGTCTGGGAATGTGCGACGCGGTCGTTTCAGGTGGACAATTTGATCAGCATCATCGCCACATGGTTGCAGGGCACTGAAACAAGTGCAGAATTGTCATCGGATGGCCTGTCGACCAACAGGCCTACGAGGTCCGGAATTTCATCCGGCGAGCAGGAAACACGAAGATGA
- a CDS encoding EcoRII N-terminal effector-binding domain-containing protein, with translation MTIKTFIKTLSANDVGTTGGHMGGILVPKGDGELLAFLPKLDPATLNPSAWIDCETPSGQVLRLRFVYYNNRMHVPKGTRNEYRITYLTKFLREEMANAGDTFEISKAEGAARYKIRVIPIGGCSDASEDDAPVRIRLTTGWRRVH, from the coding sequence ATGACGATCAAAACCTTCATCAAGACCCTCAGCGCCAATGACGTCGGAACGACAGGTGGCCACATGGGGGGCATTCTGGTGCCGAAGGGTGATGGCGAGCTTCTCGCCTTCTTGCCCAAGCTTGATCCGGCAACCTTGAACCCTTCGGCGTGGATCGACTGCGAGACGCCAAGCGGTCAGGTTCTGCGCCTTCGCTTCGTGTACTACAACAACCGAATGCACGTGCCCAAAGGCACACGAAACGAATATCGGATCACCTATCTGACCAAGTTTCTCAGGGAGGAAATGGCCAACGCGGGCGATACCTTCGAGATTTCGAAGGCGGAAGGGGCTGCGCGGTACAAAATCAGGGTGATCCCGATAGGCGGCTGCTCCGACGCCTCAGAGGATGACGCCCCAGTCAGGATCAGACTGACGACCGGTTGGCGGCGGGTCCACTGA
- a CDS encoding ATP-binding protein → MNDLINDPNASRLIYGLRDTGYNVKTAAADIIDNSIAAGAENINIEIQLLHDGRKVVYFGDDGHGMNQEEVRNAMRYGADRRPDAKSLGKFGLGLKTASSSVCKRYSVISRRSEDQPLAKLTWDLEHVEQRNVWEMLAEPVTADQNEMFDEYCGPTGTLVIWENCDRLLSKEYTPGTKEQAAVKRMSEALSKHLSLVFHRFLDENDSRERNVVIRINGTPVKPWNPFYPERSEQVLAPNKQKVVVELFDGSEEVAEMKAWILPHRRDMTKEEEAEFARISNRAQGFYVYREGRLIQDGGWMDVFGAPEPHTSLLRIEFDFGHQLDEAFRIDVKKSRILFHPDLEDGLRKLLQPVYREAGARYRRESRDDANQKKTVDHSSANKNIAGTPNTTKPQVTAADVRTQTAEISNNRGPKIRIKAPVQNFVSPDSIHVEAVTTITNGHLWEPAYRSAGSADHVPGVQLNKHHDFYQKIYQRAAANGYAVEGMDLLLYAFAMAEQNNTDPELEPVFEDIREEISANLRKLLRHMPDPEPAELTEDDEE, encoded by the coding sequence ATGAACGACCTTATCAACGACCCGAACGCATCGCGGCTGATTTATGGCCTGCGCGACACCGGCTACAACGTCAAGACCGCGGCTGCGGACATCATCGACAACTCGATCGCAGCAGGCGCAGAGAACATCAACATCGAAATCCAGCTCCTGCATGACGGACGGAAGGTCGTCTATTTCGGTGACGATGGTCACGGGATGAACCAAGAGGAAGTCCGGAACGCCATGCGGTACGGTGCGGACAGGCGCCCGGACGCAAAGAGCCTTGGAAAATTCGGCCTGGGCCTCAAGACCGCTTCCAGCTCGGTTTGCAAGCGCTACAGCGTGATCTCTCGTCGGTCTGAGGACCAACCCTTGGCGAAGCTTACATGGGACCTGGAGCACGTCGAACAGCGTAACGTATGGGAAATGTTGGCCGAGCCGGTAACGGCGGATCAGAACGAGATGTTCGACGAGTATTGTGGTCCAACGGGTACGCTTGTCATTTGGGAAAACTGCGACCGGTTGCTTTCGAAGGAATACACGCCAGGCACAAAGGAACAGGCCGCTGTCAAGCGGATGTCCGAGGCCCTGAGCAAGCACCTTTCCCTCGTTTTTCATCGGTTCCTCGATGAAAATGACAGCCGGGAAAGGAACGTGGTGATCCGGATCAACGGAACTCCGGTGAAGCCATGGAACCCTTTCTATCCAGAACGTTCCGAGCAAGTGCTTGCCCCGAACAAACAGAAGGTCGTCGTCGAACTCTTCGACGGGAGCGAAGAAGTCGCCGAAATGAAGGCGTGGATCCTTCCGCACCGCCGCGACATGACCAAGGAGGAGGAGGCCGAGTTCGCGCGGATTTCGAACAGGGCGCAAGGCTTCTATGTCTATCGCGAGGGCCGCCTAATTCAGGACGGTGGCTGGATGGATGTGTTCGGTGCGCCGGAACCGCACACTTCGCTGCTCAGAATCGAGTTCGATTTCGGCCACCAGTTGGACGAGGCCTTCCGGATCGATGTTAAGAAATCACGGATCCTATTCCATCCAGACCTTGAGGACGGCCTGCGCAAACTGCTTCAACCGGTCTATCGCGAAGCTGGAGCTCGCTATCGCCGCGAAAGCCGAGACGACGCCAACCAAAAGAAGACCGTCGACCACAGCAGCGCGAACAAGAATATCGCGGGCACGCCAAACACTACGAAACCCCAAGTGACTGCTGCGGACGTACGCACCCAAACTGCCGAAATCAGCAACAACCGCGGCCCGAAGATCAGGATCAAGGCGCCAGTCCAGAATTTCGTCAGCCCTGACAGCATTCACGTCGAAGCAGTTACAACGATAACAAATGGCCATCTCTGGGAACCCGCTTATCGCAGCGCGGGAAGCGCGGACCATGTACCGGGCGTTCAGCTCAACAAGCACCACGACTTTTATCAGAAGATCTACCAGCGCGCCGCCGCCAACGGCTACGCGGTCGAGGGGATGGACCTTCTGCTCTACGCTTTCGCAATGGCCGAGCAGAACAACACCGATCCCGAGCTCGAACCCGTCTTCGAGGATATCCGAGAAGAAATTTCGGCCAACCTCCGCAAGTTGCTGCGGCACATGCCGGATCCCGAACCCGCGGAACTGACCGAGGACGACGAGGAATGA
- a CDS encoding HNH endonuclease yields MISDRQDIIQRELEAGTGAAIGMAVDQSGTRTGLRLWFADLDERHGPIAELRPYGIRGYRVALGFGKFAGGIVRQILAADAEDVGLARALVASISPAVDLQLSGQSRDDWTVDSGAFKITATARGLPDDQDEAVAKVCRDVIVPLMAAMAELIGYDVIEEEEKEGAHTHEGAILVSTIRRRERNPRNRLLCIRLHGEKCACCGIEPRSAYGEAGSIIEVHHLEALSLLAAPRAYDPAIDLAPLCPNCHRAVHTRRPIPYSISELRAFMSPHVDEAAVR; encoded by the coding sequence ATGATCTCCGATCGGCAGGACATCATCCAAAGGGAGCTGGAGGCGGGAACCGGCGCCGCGATCGGCATGGCGGTCGACCAAAGCGGCACCAGGACCGGCCTGCGACTCTGGTTCGCCGATTTGGACGAGCGCCACGGCCCGATTGCTGAGCTGCGTCCCTACGGGATCCGGGGATATCGGGTAGCGCTCGGCTTCGGGAAGTTTGCGGGAGGGATCGTCCGCCAGATACTGGCCGCAGACGCAGAGGACGTCGGTTTGGCACGCGCCTTGGTGGCGTCGATCAGTCCAGCGGTGGATCTCCAACTTTCGGGCCAAAGCAGGGATGATTGGACTGTGGATTCCGGAGCTTTCAAGATCACAGCAACAGCCCGGGGTTTGCCAGACGATCAGGACGAGGCAGTTGCCAAAGTGTGCCGGGACGTGATCGTGCCATTAATGGCCGCAATGGCGGAACTCATAGGCTATGACGTTATCGAGGAGGAGGAAAAAGAGGGTGCGCACACCCATGAGGGCGCGATCCTAGTTTCGACAATCCGGCGACGTGAACGGAACCCTCGAAACCGCCTCCTCTGTATACGGCTGCACGGAGAGAAATGCGCATGCTGCGGCATCGAGCCGAGGTCGGCATACGGCGAAGCCGGGAGCATCATTGAAGTCCACCATCTCGAGGCCTTGTCCCTTCTGGCTGCGCCCCGCGCATACGATCCGGCGATCGATCTGGCACCGCTCTGTCCCAACTGCCACCGCGCCGTGCATACGAGACGCCCGATACCCTACTCCATTTCGGAATTGCGGGCGTTCATGTCACCGCACGTGGACGAGGCGGCCGTCCGATGA
- a CDS encoding helix-turn-helix domain-containing protein produces MSHEATNWAIKQRGLKPTTKIVLWHLCDRFNPDYGCFPSQDRLAHDCEISRSTLNDHLGQLEAVGLLRRVPRLDPVTKRQLPTRYILGFEPGFTPVAVVPCPEIGHGEDGGAESLDGADGCGVDAAADGMPCPEFGHGNAAEAVSDISAEPCPENAESRVRISDTNPVREPLSKPVKEEEGAQARKAISDEVFGDLLAALGLDPAALPGWWQGWPPRLHVQRWRDELGLTEAEIIAAAEASREEHPEPPDGPKALDRAMQRTAQRKVEDAGWKRRKPKAAPAPAAKPITDLPAFYADLVNSDRYLPVSAISNTMRDAMLARGLVTAERLRERGVR; encoded by the coding sequence ATGAGCCACGAGGCCACCAACTGGGCCATCAAGCAGCGCGGCTTGAAGCCCACGACCAAGATCGTGCTCTGGCACCTCTGCGACCGGTTCAACCCGGATTACGGCTGCTTCCCCTCGCAAGACCGGCTGGCGCATGACTGCGAGATCAGCCGATCCACGCTGAACGATCACCTTGGTCAGCTGGAAGCCGTCGGCCTGCTGCGGCGCGTGCCGCGGCTCGACCCTGTGACCAAGCGCCAGCTGCCCACCCGCTACATCCTGGGGTTCGAGCCTGGCTTCACACCTGTGGCTGTGGTCCCGTGTCCGGAAATCGGACACGGGGAGGATGGTGGCGCGGAAAGCCTCGACGGTGCCGATGGTTGTGGCGTCGATGCCGCCGCCGATGGCATGCCGTGTCCGGAATTCGGACACGGGAATGCGGCGGAAGCCGTGTCCGATATTTCGGCTGAGCCGTGTCCGGAAAATGCCGAAAGCCGTGTCCGGATTTCGGACACTAACCCTGTAAGGGAACCTCTAAGTAAACCAGTAAAGGAGGAGGAGGGCGCGCAGGCGCGCAAAGCGATTTCCGATGAGGTTTTCGGAGACCTGCTGGCAGCGCTGGGCCTCGACCCCGCCGCCCTGCCCGGCTGGTGGCAAGGCTGGCCGCCCCGGCTGCACGTCCAGCGCTGGCGCGACGAACTGGGCCTGACCGAGGCGGAGATCATCGCTGCGGCCGAGGCCAGCCGCGAGGAGCACCCCGAACCGCCCGATGGGCCGAAGGCACTGGACCGCGCCATGCAAAGGACCGCCCAGCGCAAGGTCGAGGATGCGGGCTGGAAGCGCCGAAAACCCAAGGCGGCCCCTGCCCCGGCCGCGAAACCCATCACGGACCTGCCCGCCTTCTACGCCGATCTGGTCAACTCCGACCGCTACCTGCCGGTCAGCGCGATCAGCAACACGATGCGCGACGCCATGCTCGCCCGGGGGCTGGTGACAGCAGAACGTCTGCGCGAGCGAGGTGTTCGATGA
- the dcm gene encoding DNA (cytosine-5-)-methyltransferase: MEHSEAPFKFIDLFAGIGGLRRGFDAIGGQCVFTCEMNKYSQETYRANFGSDHAIAGDITQVAATDIPEHDLLLAGFPCQPFSLAGVSKKNSLGRAHGFADETQGTLFFDVVRILRHHHPRAFLLENVKNLLSHDKGNTMRVILHALDELGYEVDYRVIDARSWVPQHRERIFISGFRRDYKTTFSFNDVFVPSGPNPTLASILHPEDGSEAADGRYTTGSFGKVNDRYTLTDGLWSYLQRYAEKHRRAGNGFGFGLVGPENVARTLSARYHKDGSEILVKQPGKNPRRLTPRECARLMGFDRPGSNDPWKIPVSDTQAYRQFGNAVAAPVSVAIAEAMAPWLTNTVAIRSRRERVG; this comes from the coding sequence ATGGAACACTCCGAAGCACCCTTCAAGTTCATCGATTTGTTCGCTGGAATCGGGGGCCTCCGGCGTGGCTTCGATGCAATTGGCGGACAGTGCGTCTTCACCTGCGAGATGAACAAGTATTCTCAGGAGACCTATCGCGCCAACTTTGGAAGCGACCATGCAATCGCCGGTGACATCACGCAGGTTGCCGCAACGGACATTCCTGAACATGATCTGCTTCTAGCCGGATTTCCCTGCCAGCCGTTCTCTTTGGCTGGCGTCAGCAAGAAGAACTCGCTCGGTCGAGCTCATGGGTTCGCGGACGAGACGCAGGGGACCCTGTTCTTCGACGTCGTCCGGATCTTGCGCCATCACCACCCCCGCGCCTTCTTGCTCGAGAACGTCAAGAACCTGCTCAGCCATGACAAAGGCAACACCATGCGGGTCATACTGCATGCCTTGGACGAACTCGGGTACGAGGTCGACTACCGTGTGATCGATGCCCGTTCTTGGGTGCCGCAGCATCGTGAGCGAATTTTCATTTCCGGGTTCCGGAGAGACTACAAGACGACCTTCTCTTTCAATGATGTGTTCGTTCCGTCGGGGCCCAACCCGACCCTCGCATCGATCCTCCACCCAGAGGACGGGTCGGAGGCCGCAGATGGGCGTTACACGACGGGCAGCTTCGGCAAGGTGAACGACCGTTACACGCTGACTGATGGCCTCTGGTCGTACCTGCAGCGATATGCCGAGAAGCATCGCAGAGCAGGCAACGGGTTCGGTTTCGGGCTGGTCGGCCCCGAGAACGTGGCCCGCACACTCAGCGCCCGGTATCACAAGGATGGGTCTGAAATCTTGGTCAAGCAGCCAGGAAAGAACCCACGCCGTCTGACCCCGCGGGAATGCGCGCGTCTCATGGGATTCGACCGTCCCGGCTCCAACGACCCTTGGAAGATCCCGGTAAGTGACACCCAAGCATATCGGCAGTTCGGCAACGCCGTTGCGGCACCCGTTTCGGTTGCGATCGCCGAAGCGATGGCTCCTTGGTTAACCAACACGGTTGCCATCCGGTCGCGAAGGGAACGTGTTGGCTGA
- a CDS encoding AIPR family protein, which produces MNQLVEFNQDLVAELREECAETDLPLEDVAFERLCETLEAEGEIETSDRCAYRGAASGKSLRIDGHGGDPRETDGILSVIVCEVFDDEQPPTLNAADAKRLFGHLINFVAAARRGEFRDQLHIESPEFGVATMIAESWSCVTKVKLILVTNAIYSARTDAVVAGSISDIPVTYNIWDLTRLHRVETTGSKEKIVVKFAEDFGGGLPALRASGPEAELPSYLAVIRGKQLADIYDKWGARLLESNIRSFIQARRKSVNEGIRDTIKGEPEMFFSYNNGLSATADAVDIEMDGAGVRILSAKNLQIVNGGQTTASLHSALKHSPENLDRVHVQIKLTVVPSESSEQVVPNISKYANSQNKVSAADFFSNHPFHMRMEGYSRRVSAPPAPGMNRQTKWFYERARGQYQVEQAKLGGADRKRFDSEHPKAQLFAKTDLAKVELSFRMKPDTVSKGAQKNFAAFASEIGEAWAASDRKYDETWFKRLVAKVIIFRALEKAVPRQEWYPGGYRANIVTYGIAKLVYDVEESGKVLDLDRVWNDQSVPETLMQCFLMACEAAADVITATDSGIRNISEWAKKQGCWSSVARAEVDYDGGLEDFLIEPQDARAAERDGRREEAMISGIEAQSKVITLGSAFWGRLREWTSASRSFSMKDDGILKACSQQERRLPSERQCILAIEILGRAREEGYVDDEETPRIRISGKVRSH; this is translated from the coding sequence TTGAACCAGCTTGTCGAATTCAACCAAGATCTTGTTGCCGAGCTGCGGGAAGAGTGTGCGGAAACTGACCTGCCACTCGAGGACGTCGCATTCGAACGGCTCTGCGAAACCCTGGAAGCCGAAGGCGAGATCGAGACGTCCGACAGATGTGCTTATCGAGGGGCTGCATCCGGAAAGTCCCTTCGGATCGATGGCCATGGGGGTGACCCCAGAGAAACCGATGGCATCCTCAGCGTCATTGTCTGCGAAGTCTTCGACGACGAACAGCCGCCGACTTTGAACGCAGCCGACGCCAAAAGGCTCTTTGGCCACTTGATCAATTTCGTCGCAGCCGCACGTCGGGGGGAGTTTCGGGACCAACTGCACATCGAATCACCCGAATTCGGCGTTGCTACGATGATCGCCGAGTCATGGTCATGCGTGACCAAGGTCAAATTGATCCTTGTCACGAACGCGATCTACAGCGCCCGGACAGATGCCGTCGTCGCTGGAAGTATTTCCGACATCCCCGTGACCTATAACATCTGGGACCTGACACGTCTGCACCGGGTTGAAACCACAGGCTCCAAGGAAAAGATCGTCGTCAAGTTTGCCGAAGACTTCGGCGGAGGCCTTCCAGCCCTTCGAGCTTCGGGTCCTGAGGCGGAACTGCCATCCTATCTGGCTGTCATCCGCGGCAAACAGCTGGCTGACATTTATGACAAGTGGGGCGCACGACTGCTGGAGTCGAACATCCGCAGTTTCATTCAGGCGCGCCGAAAGTCGGTCAACGAAGGGATCCGGGACACCATCAAGGGTGAACCCGAGATGTTCTTCAGCTACAATAACGGGCTGTCCGCGACCGCAGACGCTGTCGACATCGAGATGGACGGGGCAGGTGTCCGCATCCTTTCGGCGAAAAACCTGCAGATCGTCAACGGTGGCCAGACGACCGCTTCGCTGCATTCCGCATTGAAGCACAGCCCCGAGAACCTGGACCGCGTCCATGTGCAGATCAAACTGACGGTAGTGCCTTCCGAAAGTTCTGAGCAAGTCGTACCGAACATCTCGAAGTATGCGAACAGCCAAAACAAGGTCAGTGCCGCCGATTTTTTCTCGAACCACCCATTCCACATGCGGATGGAAGGATACTCGCGCCGTGTATCCGCGCCTCCAGCGCCGGGCATGAACCGGCAGACCAAATGGTTCTACGAAAGGGCGCGGGGACAGTACCAAGTGGAGCAGGCGAAGCTGGGAGGGGCCGATCGGAAACGTTTCGATTCCGAACATCCGAAGGCCCAGCTCTTCGCCAAGACGGACCTTGCCAAAGTCGAACTTTCGTTCCGGATGAAACCGGACACCGTGAGCAAGGGGGCGCAGAAGAACTTCGCAGCCTTCGCATCGGAGATAGGAGAAGCGTGGGCGGCCAGTGACAGGAAGTATGACGAGACCTGGTTCAAACGCCTCGTCGCCAAGGTGATCATATTCCGCGCCCTCGAGAAGGCTGTCCCACGACAGGAGTGGTACCCGGGCGGTTACAGGGCCAACATCGTAACCTATGGCATTGCGAAGCTGGTCTATGACGTCGAAGAGAGCGGGAAGGTGCTGGATCTTGATCGGGTCTGGAATGACCAGTCCGTTCCGGAAACGTTGATGCAATGCTTCCTCATGGCCTGCGAGGCCGCGGCCGACGTGATCACCGCTACGGACAGCGGCATCCGCAATATCTCAGAATGGGCGAAGAAACAGGGATGCTGGTCTTCTGTCGCACGTGCCGAGGTTGACTACGATGGCGGACTTGAGGACTTCCTCATAGAGCCTCAGGACGCTAGAGCGGCCGAACGTGACGGTCGCCGTGAAGAAGCGATGATTTCCGGGATTGAGGCACAGTCAAAGGTGATTACGCTTGGCAGCGCCTTCTGGGGAAGGTTGCGTGAGTGGACCTCTGCTAGCCGTTCATTCTCAATGAAGGACGACGGCATCTTGAAGGCCTGCAGCCAGCAGGAGCGCCGCTTGCCGTCCGAGCGGCAATGCATTCTCGCCATTGAAATCCTCGGCCGTGCCCGCGAAGAGGGCTATGTCGACGATGAGGAGACACCCAGAATCAGGATATCCGGCAAAGTGCGGTCCCATTGA
- a CDS encoding helix-turn-helix transcriptional regulator, giving the protein MKDIQTDPDEDIPDLLADWISREQLARALGLTADTLSRWEARRQGPPCTRIGRKTFYRRAAIQEWIRAQEQAHPVRKTRGRS; this is encoded by the coding sequence ATGAAGGACATTCAGACCGATCCCGACGAGGACATCCCGGACCTGCTGGCCGACTGGATCAGCCGGGAGCAGTTGGCCCGCGCGCTGGGCCTGACGGCCGACACGCTATCCCGGTGGGAAGCCCGCCGCCAGGGGCCGCCCTGCACACGCATAGGTCGAAAGACCTTCTACCGCCGCGCCGCCATTCAGGAGTGGATCCGCGCGCAGGAACAGGCCCATCCGGTGCGCAAGACGCGGGGGCGGTCATGA